The genomic stretch ATCTAGGTAGTCACTGATAGTTTGATAAGCAATAATAAATTTAATCGATTGTTTCCAGGCATCGCCAGCGAGCAGGCTGTATACAGCTCCGCCTTGACAGTGAAATCGCTTCGTTCGAATACTTTCCAAAGCCTGTTTACGAAGTTCCGGATTAGGAATTGCCTCTGCTCGTTTTGTCCACACTTCTAATTCTTTATGTACTTCCGGGAAAATTTTCCGATATACTTGATGCATAAGTAAAACTGATGATTTCGGTATTTGTTGGGCCATAGTATGATTTCGCTCCTCGAATTCCGGTATTATCTCTTTCTTTCTAAAAAAACTAGTAAGTCTATAAGAACATAAACGAAAGGAGTATTCAAATGATTTACGAATACGACAAGAAACGTCCACATGTTCATAAGGAAGCTTATGTAGCTCCGGATGCTGTTATCACAGGCGATGTCACAATTAAAAAGGATGCGAGTATTTGGTTTAAGACAGTCATTCGTGGAGATGTTTCTCCCGTAGTAATTGGAGAAGGTGCCAATGTACAAGATTTTTGCATGCTTCACCAAAGTCCTAACCTTCCTCTTATTATAAAGGAAGGAGCTACGATTGGTCACCAAGTTACACTGCATTCTTGCACAATTGGTAAAAATTCTCTTGTTGGTATGGGTTCTCTCGTACTAGATGGCGCTATTATTGAAGATGGCGCATACCTTGGCGCAGGTTCTCTCGTGCCTCCCGGAAAGACGATACCTGCGGGCAAACTTGCCTTTGGCAGACCAGCAAAAGTTGTACGGGATTTGACGGATGCTGATTACCGGGATATGGAACGCATCCGAATAGAATATATAACTAAAAGCAAGCAATATAAAGAGACAACGTAAGAAAAGCCGTTCCTGCAGCAGGAACGGCTTTTCTACTTAAGTAGTCTGTAATTTACTTCCTACTTTATCAACTTTTTGGAACTCTGCGAAGTCATATTTGCGCTCCACATAGATTTGATGCCATAGCATGAAGGCAAGTACAGTCCAGATCTTACGGCTGTAATCCCCTTTTCCTTGGCAGTGCGCCTCTAGTAAATTCAAAATATAATCTTTATGCAGCAAATGATCTGTCTGACTTTCGTGAATCAATGTTTTCGCCCAGCTGTTTAGTTCGTTCTTCAACCAGTGGCGCATTGGTACCGGGAAACCAAGTTTCTTACGGTTTAGTACGTGATCCGGCACAATGCCTTCTACCGCTTCACGCAGCAAGCTTTTCGTCGTGTTGTTT from Terribacillus sp. DMT04 encodes the following:
- a CDS encoding gamma carbonic anhydrase family protein is translated as MIYEYDKKRPHVHKEAYVAPDAVITGDVTIKKDASIWFKTVIRGDVSPVVIGEGANVQDFCMLHQSPNLPLIIKEGATIGHQVTLHSCTIGKNSLVGMGSLVLDGAIIEDGAYLGAGSLVPPGKTIPAGKLAFGRPAKVVRDLTDADYRDMERIRIEYITKSKQYKETT